The following nucleotide sequence is from Mangifera indica cultivar Alphonso chromosome 1, CATAS_Mindica_2.1, whole genome shotgun sequence.
AGGATTCTATTTAATGGAAACTCAATGTTGAATTACACTTCTGTTAGTGGATTTAACTGATATTATCTTTGTATATATGTAATTGTCACTATCaagttattaaagttaattacATTTTGAATGTTTAAGATGACCATTTCTAATCGCTTGAGTATTTCACGAGTTGTGTTTTGTCCCGTTGATTCACCATTTTAgcgattttttaattattgacatAAATTTGTTCTTGTTTACAGGGGTACAGGATAAAGGAGTTGATTGCAAAGGTGTATGCAGAAGATTGAAATGGTTGGTTAAACGGGCTTGGTAGGCTTCATTGTTTTGTTCAACTCATTATCTGGTATTTACAACCCATAGAAATTTGTCGtcctaaagttttatttatccCCAGAatatatattagggttttaCAACCCATTTGTTGGTTCTAATCATTATTTGGTTTTCAGCGatgaattttctttatttatcttCCTCTCCCCTTGTCTCATCCCTGTCTTGCAAGTCTTCACTTTGTCTTTTGAAAAAACCTCAGTATATTTGCTCTTCAAATCTTTGTTTCAATGGTTATAACAGTGCTACCCTTTCTTACTTGCTAAAACCCAAATCACTTTTTCCAGTAAGCACTCATCAGACATCCATAGGTTCTACACTTCCTTCCGATGAGGGAGTTGTATCTGTAATGGACTTAATTGAAAAAGATTGGTCATTTCTTGACTCGGATGAGCTAAACTCCGACGAGAATATCCAGAAGATTGACCATATAATTTCCGCTGGAGAGATCAATCATTCTTCCAGGGTTTTGGTTTCAATTGGTTCTGAAGGTTTTGTTGATCGGGTGGTTGCTTCATCGCCCTGCAGCTTTTTTCTTGTTGTGCATGATTCACTTTTTGTGTTAGCTTGCATTAAAGAGAAATATGATGAGGTTAAGTGTTGGCAAGGGGAACTGATATATGTGCCAGAAAAGTGGGCACCTTTAGATGTTG
It contains:
- the LOC123225784 gene encoding uncharacterized protein LOC123225784 gives rise to the protein MNFLYLSSSPLVSSLSCKSSLCLLKKPQYICSSNLCFNGYNSATLSYLLKPKSLFPVSTHQTSIGSTLPSDEGVVSVMDLIEKDWSFLDSDELNSDENIQKIDHIISAGEINHSSRVLVSIGSEGFVDRVVASSPCSFFLVVHDSLFVLACIKEKYDEVKCWQGELIYVPEKWAPLDVVFLYFPPALPFTLDQVFRALADRCSPGARVVISHPQGREILKQQQEQFADVVISDLPDEMTLQKVAANHSFEMAKFVDEPGLYLAVLKFYKANNLDLI